TGACAGGCGTAGGAAATGCAGCTCCGGTTCTTTTTGATATTTTTTCTTTCTTACCAGGCTCCGGATGGTTTGATATGCCGTATGACGAAATGGAGGAAACGGTAATCTGCCGGAAAAGCGGGCACAGGGCATCGCCTGTATGTACGGAAACAGATACTTTATATATTCCACACAAAGGGAATAATACCCCTTTATGTCCTTATCATAAGCTCATCCATCTTTCTACGGACGGCCGATTCCGGGTAAATAGTTCGTGTGAATCTATCGACCGGATTATTACACGCCCATGGTTTGTGCTTCCTCCTTCCCAAGAATATTATTATAAGAATTACCATCTCGATTATGAACCGCTACCTCCTGTGAAACCAGGTTGCGTGCCGCAATCAAGCAGGCAGATCGAATTGATTTATCCGGGACATGGAGCGGTGTTGTATCTTCCGAAAGGTTTTTCCGGGGAAAAAGAGAAATTTATTTTCAAAGCGGCACATGCCCGGAACGATGCTGTTATTTATTGGCATTTGGATAGAGAATATCTGGGAGAGACGTCACAACTCCACCAAATAGCTTGCCGGACAACTTCGGGAAAACATGTGTTGACTTTGGTAGATGACGAAGGAAATGAACGGAAAATAACGTTTGAAGTGAAGTAAAACAGGCAGGGTTGTTCCTTATTATCTGGAATACTCATTCCTGTAAAAAGACAAACAAATCAATAATGACAAACCCTTTCCTCAGGAACCATTCACCTACTCCTGTATGACGGGCAACGCGGCAGCCTGAAAACCACCCTTTGCTGAACAAAGATCCCGCGTCAAGCACGGGATGACAGAAGTAGGCGAAGGTTGCTTTTAGGTTATTTTGTTATTGATAATATAGTGAAAATGGAGGTAAAAGGGAACTTAGCCAGAGTTATTCTACTTTCTTTTCTATAATCAATACCCCGTCTTCCGTATGGTTGTGCCGGTCCAGATATTCTTTTTTAAACATATCTACGCATAATAAGAATATGGAGAGTAGTAAAGGCCCGAAAATAACGCCCATAAATCCGAATAACGAAAGGCCGATAATAACACCGAAAATGGTAATCAGCGGATGCGTATCGGCTAATTTCTTTTGCAGCAAAAACCGGATAAAATTATCTACATTCGAAATAACTAACAAACCGTAAATTAAAAGCCCTATAGCATTTCCCCAATGTCCGCTTAACCCCATATACAAGATTAAAGGCAACCATACCAAACCAGTTCCAACAATAGGAATGATAGTGGCTACACAGGTAAGAAATCCGAATAATATCGGATCCGGTGCTTTAAAAATTATATACCCTAATAATGCTACGAACCCTTGAGCCAAAGCTAGTAAAGGAATTCCTATTGCATTAGATCTTACCAGGATACTAATTTCTGTTAACACCTCTTTTTTGTTATGTTTGTTAAAAGGCAACAAATCATAAATATAATTTTCCATCCGCCGGTTCCCGATTACCATAAAGTAAAGTACAAATATAAGCACCAGTATATTCACGGTTAGACTACTGATACTCCCCATTACTACCTGTCCTATTTTGGGCAAAGAAGCAGTCAAAGAAGACAAGTTCCTCCTGTCAAGAAAGTTATAATCAATCTTTTCTTCTATTAAACTGGCAAAGTGTTCAATCGATTCGAGGTACATTTCCGGGTCCAAATTCATATTTTGTATTTTATGTACAAACAACCACACTACCAAAGAAAGAGGAACGAGAAAACACAAGGTAGACTCTCCCAGAATCAGCAAAGCGACCCAACTTTTCTTCATATGTTTTACTTCAATCAGGTACAACATGTGTTTCCTAACAAGGATATAGATGGTAAAAGCCCCTAATATCCCTCCCATAAAAGGAGTAAATTCCAAAAATAGAATGACCCCTAAAACCACAATAATAGCAATCAACGAATATCTCCAATATTGTTCCTGCGTACTCATAAATTCTTCGCTTTAAAAACTGACGCCTTTTCTTTTGTAGAGTAACAGTATTTGTTTAAGATTGTTCGAAAGAAGTGTTTTAAAACATATTATGGATTTTATTTCAATATTTCATATTTGTTCTTTATAGGTGTGTATCACGTAAATAACATCAAATATAAAAAAAACGTGTCCTGTACATATAAAAATAAAGTCGAAAAAAGCTTGTTTGTTTGTTTTATTTTTCTTTAATTCGCCTTTGGGTAAATAAATATTAGGGAAAATTTCAGGAAGAATATTTCCCTTAAAACAAATCATTAAGAATAAAACTAATATGTTGCACTTAATCCTTACTACAGTAACCGACTTACTGAATGAATACCTGAACGGATTTTATGAAGTCCCTGAAGGAATGGTAGAGTTAGGTATGCCGGATCCGTCAAGTGAGGACACAGTGAACAAGCTCTTACTTTCCCTTTATAACATAGAGAGGGAAACTTCTATGGGTATCGCAAATACTTATCATCCCAAGCAAGACGGATCATTTATTCAAACAGCCTCTCCATGGTACTTGAATCTTTATTTCATCGTAGCTGCCGTATTCGATGGTAAACATTATGTTGAATCCCTAAAAATTCTTTCCAAAGCAATCTCTTTTTTTCAGCAAACACCCTCTTTCCAGCTAGCCAATGGAGAAACTTTTACTATCGAGCCTGTTACCTTAAATACGCAAGAATTAACCAACGTATGGAGTATTATAGGTGGAAAATATTATCCTTCGATAGCATGCAAGTTGCGGTTGCTTACAGTAAAAGGAGACGAGATTAACCGTACGGTAGAAAGAATTACTCAAACAGAGGTAGGAAACTAAACTTTAAATTCCTCTTCCCTATGGAAAACTATGTTGTACTTTTCCATTTGAAGTTAGAACACGAGTATTATTCCGACACGTTTTGCCGGGCACTTACCGTAATTCCAACCTCTGCAACTTACCGTTGGATCCATCGACGGGGATTATTATTCCGTTTTAACTTGAATGAAGGAATATTGATAGGCCGGAAAGAGGAAATGTTTGATAAAGATGAACAACTAGAGTTGGAAATCTACAGCACGGATCCTCATTTCCTCTTTTTTACCGAATGGGAAAAAAGACCTGACACCCTATTTCATTTAACCTGGGACGGAAAAAGCAATCTTATCCCCTTACCCTCTCCTGCAGCCTCCTTTTTACCACCAGACCGGATCGGCAAAATAGGGCATATCGTGATTTCCCTTACAAACGTACATTCTTTAAAAGAAACAACATTAACATTTAAGGCAAAGAAATACTATTGGGAATATCTTCTGATTCCCCGTACCGGTACTTTACAGCCTGAAACCAGTAAACGAGAAATAATATTAAACGATACCACGGAACAAATAAAATTCAGAGATAAAAAATTACTGGAATTTATGGGAATGCAGGTTTGGCAATATGTGTCAAAACAGCCTATCTCCTTAAAAAATAAATATGATTATCAGTTGCGATTACTAGAAGAAACGCCCTATGGGCAAAAGGTGTTGATGAAAAGGGTAGCCTATCCCCTCCCCGGCCAATTCGCAAATGCTGAAAGGGATCTCATCCGGCAAGTCGTGTATTTCTAATACCGGATAGTACGAGAAAAATCATTTATCTTCATTTTTAACTTAAATATAAATCGTATGGCAATGAAAACACCTGGCGTGTATATCCTAGAGAAAAGCGCCTTCCCTAATTCCGTAGTAGAAGTAGCAACTGCCGTACCCGCATTTATCGGGTATACGGAAATGGCTATGGACAACACCACCCCGCTTCTTAATAAGCCATGGCGTATTGCGTCCATGACGGAGTTCCACAATTTCTTCGGATACGGCCCCATGCCTCAATTTACGGTAATTAACCAGGATACGGCCAAAGCTGCCAATTATGACAGTTCCACACCTTCTACCGAATGTTTAGATGTGATGGCATCTCTCGAAGACAGTTATCATATTTACCTTCCTCAAGCCTTTTATACCCTTTATTATAACATTCTTCTATTCTATGCGAATGGAGGAGGTCCGTGTTATATAGTATCAGTAGGCAATTACCAGACACCTCCTTCCAGCCAGAGTATTATTGACGGAATCGAACCTCTTATCAAGGAACAGGAACCTACCATGGTAGTCATTCCGGAAGCCGTGAACTTCCCTTCGGAAGAATGTACTAAAATCCAACAAGCTATGTTAATGCATTGCGGTGATAAAATGAAAAACCGTTTTGCCATATTGGATATTTGGAAAGGGATGGATTTGGAGCATCAAGGAAAAGCAGTAAAGGATTTTCGTGAAAATATAGGAAGTAATTATTTATCCTATTGTGCTTCTTATTTCCCATGGATAGAAACTTCTATTTTAACAGAACAAAATTTAGAATATAAAAATCTGAAATGGGCTTTGTATGAAGAAAGCCAAAAAGAAACTGTAAAATGGCCTCAATCCATCAAAGATATTATAAAAGAGCATTACATTAAACAATGGAATAAGATTTATGAAGAGGTTAAGCAACTATTAATAGGAGACATAATAAATAAATTAACTGCCGATTTGAATGCGGAAGTAAGTAAAGACACTTTTATAAACGCAGTAAATGAAATATTTCCTAAAGATACGGATGGTAAACCTAAGAAACCAGAAGCGTTAACCCCTAAAGAGAAAAGTGAGATAATAGAAAATTCTCTCAAAATAAAAGGATTGAATGATATATTAATCACGCAACAAGGCGAAGTGGATAAAATAAAGCCATCCGATAAAAAAGAATCTATTTTGTCCTCCTTCCCTATTCCTTTCCGGAAGGAACTGAACAAGCTATTAGACACAGATACTCTAAAAGATCCCCTCTTGTCAGAAGCTAAGGAACTTTTAGAATCCATTTATACCAATCAGGTAACAAGGGCCGTTGCCCCTCTCTTACAGGAGAAAATAGACGAAATAAAATTGCCCACACACAATGAAACCTTGGATTTCATTGACCGGACCTCTACAGAACTTCATGCCATCTTAGCACAGAACTGGGGCATTTATAAAAACATTTTAGCCACTATCAAAAACCGCTTGAACTTATTGCCTCCCTCGGCAGCGATGGCAGGTATTTATACCATGGTAGATAACTCCAGGGGTGTATGGAAAGCCCCGGCAAACGTTTCCATCAACAACGTTGTAAAGCCCTCTTGCAATATCACCCATAGTGACCAGGAAGACTTAAACGTTCCTCTTAGCGGGAAAGCCGTAAATGCAATCCGTTTCTTTACCGGCGAAGGAATCAAAATATGGGGTGCCCGCACGATGGATGGAAATTCCCTGGATTGGCGTTACATTAATGTACGCCGTACCATGATCTTCCTGGAAGAATCCATCAAAAACGCAGCCCGCGCTTATGTATTTGAACCGAATGTTGCCGGTACATGGATCAATATGAAAGGAATGATCGAAAATTTCTTACGAGGAATATGGAAACGAGGAGGTTTAGCCGGTGCTACTCCCGAAGATGCATTTAGCGTACACGTGGGATTAGGCGATACGATGACACCCGATGACATATTGGAAGGCATCCTGCGCATCACCGTGCTGGTAGCCATTTCGCATCCGGCTGAATTTATAGAAATTACCTTCCAGCAACAAATGCAAAAGAGCTAATCCCTAGCCCCTAAAAGAACAATGAATCATCAACTAAAAAATTACAGTTATGGCAGATACAACCGGAAAAGAACAGAATACAATATGGCCGTTGCCCTCATTCTATTTTAAAGTGGAAATAGGCAAAAGCATAATCTCGTGCAAAGAAGTAAGCGGGATGGATATGGAATCGGAAGTGATTGAATACCGTGCCGGAGATAATCCGGTTCATTCTAAAATAAAGATGCCCGGAATGAAAAAATATAGCAATATCACCTTGAAAAAAGGCATCTTTAAAGGAGACAATCAACTCTGGGACTGGATTAGCCAGATTAAACTCAACACGTTCGAACGACAGCCCGTTACTATTTCCTTGTTAGACCAAGAAGGAAATCCAACGATGGTATGGAAATTAACAAATGCTTTTCCTGTCAAAATAACTACCGACGGGTTAAAAGCAGACGGCAATGAAGTGGCCATCGAAACGATGGAACTAGCTCATGAAGGCATCACGCTTGAAAACAAATAATAAGATGTATGAGTATTTGGACCCCTCCTGTCAGCTTCTTTTTCAAAGTAGAATTTGTAAAAACAAAAGAAAGCGCAGGAAATAATAAAAGAGACATTCCCGATATTTCTTTTCAGGAAGTATCGGGATTGCAAACCTCTTTCGAAGTAGAAAGCATTGAAGAAGGGGGAGAAAATAATTTTGTTCATCGGATTCCGGTACGTGTAAAACACGAAAATCTTGTCCTTAAAAGGGCACTCGAACCCATGGGCAACTCCTTGGAAGCTTGGATAAGAGATGTATTGGAAGGCGGATTTAATAAAAGAATCGAGCCACTTACCATTTTTATAAGTCTGATGGGAGCCGTACCTCACCCTTCTAAAAGAGATGACTCTTCGAAACCCGCTCCAAAAGAAGAAGCACCTATCCTCGCTTCGTGGACAATTACGAATGCTTATCCGGTTAAATGGGAAATAAGCCCCTTAAGCGGGGAGAAAAACGAATTGGTAATAGAAACTTTGGAATTTGCTTATAATGAACTAAAACGTTTGAAATAAAACACGTACAACATTCAAATGAGTATCGTAATAAAAGAAATCCAGGTACATACTACCGTGGAAAAAGAATATTCGCCCCGGCAAGAAGTCACACAGACGATGTTGGAAAAAATGAAACAAGAGCTAAAAAAAGAATTGCAGAAAATGATCCGAAAAGAAATTAATCTAACGCATAATAAAGAACGATAAGTATGGAAAAAATAACCTTGAGTGCCTATACCGACAAATCATTTGCCCGTCCGACAGGGAAAGATTTAAAGGTTCAAATCAACCCCAAGACTTTTTCATTGGAAAAAGGTATCAAATACCATGAGAATGAACAGGCGGGAGACAATAGTGCCTCAGGAGTATTTAACCGGTATGACGGGGAAAAACTATCGTTCGATATTATAATCGATTGCACGGGGGTGATTCCGGATACCCAACCTACCGATACTGCTTACGACAAAGTAACCGAACTGGAAAAGCTGGTATACGATTATAACGGGGATGCCCACCGTCCGTCTTTTATCCAAGTGGTATGGGGAAAGTTGCTTTTTAAAGGACAATTAAGTTCTTTAAAAACAGATTATACGCTGTTCAACTCAGATGGTATCCCACTCCGGGCAAAAGTTTCCGTAGCATTTGCCAATTTCGTTGATGAAAAGACAGCCAAGAAAGAAGCAGACAAGCATTCTCCCGATATGTCACATTATATCACGATACGGGAAGGAGATTCTATTGCCGCTTTGTGCCAGCAAATTTACGGAGATTCGACTTTGGCAGACCAGGTAGCACAAATCAACGGGCTGCCGGGCTTCCGGAGGATAGAAGCCGGTACACAAATACTATTTCCTCATTTAAAAAAAGGATAAGGAATAGATTCACCAAGAAAGGATAAAGGTTTTTACAAAGACCCCGTATCTTTTCTCTCTTAAATTAGTTTCTTTTTTATAAACCATAGCATATTCATATCAAATGACTATGGTTAATTAATCAGACAACCTAGGTATCCGAATCGATTGACCTAGGTCAATCGATTCAAACACCTGGGCCAATCGATATAAACTTAAGATATTCCTGAAAAAGAATCGGCATCCTTTCTATAAAGTTAAGAGGATTCTTAAAAGACATCGGAATATTAACAAGCAAGGACCTATAAAAACAAACTCTCAATTTAACAAAAGAAAAATATGGCTTCAACACCATCCGATAATGCAGACAGGATACTCTCTTACAGTATCTATAGTAAAGGAAAAAAGATAAACGACACTTTCAGTTTATCGTCTGCCTGGATACGTACCGAGATAAACCGTATAGGAAAAGCGGTTTTAAAATTTGATGCGGGAGATATGTCAAAAGGTACTTTCGGCGAAGTAGATAACGATGCATTCAAGCCCGGTACTTCTATCCGTTTGGATGTAGGAGATGTAAAAACGGAGAAAACCGTTTTTTCCGGTACGGTAGTACGTTTGGGAATCCAGATTGAAAAGGATACTCACGCCCAAATGGTGGTAGAATGTCGTGATTGTGCCTTCCCGGCAACACTAGGAAGAAAAAATAAGATATTTGAAAAGAAAAAAGATAGCCAGATTATTTCTGAAGTACTAGGAACGTATGGCTCCGTGTCGGTAGACGCCACGACATTCCAACACCCCTCCTTAGTCCAATACTACAGTACGGATTGGGATTTTGCCCTCTCACGGGCGGATGCCAACGGCCTGGTCGTTATTGTAAACAACGGTTCTATTTCCGTAAAGAAACCGGCAGTAGGAAGTCAGCCCGTCACTACAATAACTTACGGAACAGATTTGATTGATTTCGACGGGCGTATCTCTTTAACAGAACAGTTCTCCGATATAGAAGCTGTTTCCTGGAGCCCTTCGCAGCAGGCTCTCGTTACATCCAAGGCAACAGCTCCTAGCTTGAACGCGCAAGGAAACTTAAAAAAATCCGATTTGCAAGGTGGCGACAAGCTCCTTTATCAGACAGATGCGCCTACCGATAACCAGGCTTTAAAAGCATGGGTAGACAGCATGGCTTTAAAAACCGGCCTGGCAAGGTTTCAAGGTAGCTTCTTATTTTATGGAGATGCAGCGGTTGTACCCGGATGTATCATACAGATTGCCGGATTAGGAAACCGGTTCAACGGAAACGTCTATGTAGGCTCGGTAGAACATACCATCGAAAATAACGTATGGACTACGCGGGCCGGGATGGGAATTTCCCCGTCGAACATTACCGAAGAAACAAATGTAACGGCTCCCCCCGCTGCCGGTTGGTTGCCGGGAATACAAGGGCTACACGTAGGGAAAGTAAAAAAACTGAATGACGATCCGGAAAACGAACGTCAGGTACAAGTGGAAATTCCTTTACTCAACGGAAATAAGAATACCCTTTGGGCACGTTTGGCTCATCCGTATGCCGGAAAAGAAAGAGGGACATT
The genomic region above belongs to Parabacteroides pacaensis and contains:
- the vgrG gene encoding type VI secretion system tip protein VgrG, translated to MASTPSDNADRILSYSIYSKGKKINDTFSLSSAWIRTEINRIGKAVLKFDAGDMSKGTFGEVDNDAFKPGTSIRLDVGDVKTEKTVFSGTVVRLGIQIEKDTHAQMVVECRDCAFPATLGRKNKIFEKKKDSQIISEVLGTYGSVSVDATTFQHPSLVQYYSTDWDFALSRADANGLVVIVNNGSISVKKPAVGSQPVTTITYGTDLIDFDGRISLTEQFSDIEAVSWSPSQQALVTSKATAPSLNAQGNLKKSDLQGGDKLLYQTDAPTDNQALKAWVDSMALKTGLARFQGSFLFYGDAAVVPGCIIQIAGLGNRFNGNVYVGSVEHTIENNVWTTRAGMGISPSNITEETNVTAPPAAGWLPGIQGLHVGKVKKLNDDPENERQVQVEIPLLNGNKNTLWARLAHPYAGKERGTFFIPEVGDEVVIGFFNNDPCRPVILGSLYSSKQAPSYNLTAENHTKAIITKTKMKVEFNEEKKIITIVTPGKNEIEINDDKKSIKIADQHKNVITLDSKGITLDSAKDITLKAKNNIVLDATTKASVKAKSDVELEGLNVKATAKVGFTAKGNATAELSASGQTTVKGAMVMIN
- a CDS encoding DUF4255 domain-containing protein, which codes for MLHLILTTVTDLLNEYLNGFYEVPEGMVELGMPDPSSEDTVNKLLLSLYNIERETSMGIANTYHPKQDGSFIQTASPWYLNLYFIVAAVFDGKHYVESLKILSKAISFFQQTPSFQLANGETFTIEPVTLNTQELTNVWSIIGGKYYPSIACKLRLLTVKGDEINRTVERITQTEVGN
- a CDS encoding phage tail protein, which gives rise to MADTTGKEQNTIWPLPSFYFKVEIGKSIISCKEVSGMDMESEVIEYRAGDNPVHSKIKMPGMKKYSNITLKKGIFKGDNQLWDWISQIKLNTFERQPVTISLLDQEGNPTMVWKLTNAFPVKITTDGLKADGNEVAIETMELAHEGITLENK
- a CDS encoding phage tail protein — its product is MSIWTPPVSFFFKVEFVKTKESAGNNKRDIPDISFQEVSGLQTSFEVESIEEGGENNFVHRIPVRVKHENLVLKRALEPMGNSLEAWIRDVLEGGFNKRIEPLTIFISLMGAVPHPSKRDDSSKPAPKEEAPILASWTITNAYPVKWEISPLSGEKNELVIETLEFAYNELKRLK
- a CDS encoding CIS tube protein, which translates into the protein MEKITLSAYTDKSFARPTGKDLKVQINPKTFSLEKGIKYHENEQAGDNSASGVFNRYDGEKLSFDIIIDCTGVIPDTQPTDTAYDKVTELEKLVYDYNGDAHRPSFIQVVWGKLLFKGQLSSLKTDYTLFNSDGIPLRAKVSVAFANFVDEKTAKKEADKHSPDMSHYITIREGDSIAALCQQIYGDSTLADQVAQINGLPGFRRIEAGTQILFPHLKKG
- a CDS encoding AI-2E family transporter, producing the protein MSTQEQYWRYSLIAIIVVLGVILFLEFTPFMGGILGAFTIYILVRKHMLYLIEVKHMKKSWVALLILGESTLCFLVPLSLVVWLFVHKIQNMNLDPEMYLESIEHFASLIEEKIDYNFLDRRNLSSLTASLPKIGQVVMGSISSLTVNILVLIFVLYFMVIGNRRMENYIYDLLPFNKHNKKEVLTEISILVRSNAIGIPLLALAQGFVALLGYIIFKAPDPILFGFLTCVATIIPIVGTGLVWLPLILYMGLSGHWGNAIGLLIYGLLVISNVDNFIRFLLQKKLADTHPLITIFGVIIGLSLFGFMGVIFGPLLLSIFLLCVDMFKKEYLDRHNHTEDGVLIIEKKVE
- a CDS encoding phage tail sheath C-terminal domain-containing protein; this translates as MAMKTPGVYILEKSAFPNSVVEVATAVPAFIGYTEMAMDNTTPLLNKPWRIASMTEFHNFFGYGPMPQFTVINQDTAKAANYDSSTPSTECLDVMASLEDSYHIYLPQAFYTLYYNILLFYANGGGPCYIVSVGNYQTPPSSQSIIDGIEPLIKEQEPTMVVIPEAVNFPSEECTKIQQAMLMHCGDKMKNRFAILDIWKGMDLEHQGKAVKDFRENIGSNYLSYCASYFPWIETSILTEQNLEYKNLKWALYEESQKETVKWPQSIKDIIKEHYIKQWNKIYEEVKQLLIGDIINKLTADLNAEVSKDTFINAVNEIFPKDTDGKPKKPEALTPKEKSEIIENSLKIKGLNDILITQQGEVDKIKPSDKKESILSSFPIPFRKELNKLLDTDTLKDPLLSEAKELLESIYTNQVTRAVAPLLQEKIDEIKLPTHNETLDFIDRTSTELHAILAQNWGIYKNILATIKNRLNLLPPSAAMAGIYTMVDNSRGVWKAPANVSINNVVKPSCNITHSDQEDLNVPLSGKAVNAIRFFTGEGIKIWGARTMDGNSLDWRYINVRRTMIFLEESIKNAARAYVFEPNVAGTWINMKGMIENFLRGIWKRGGLAGATPEDAFSVHVGLGDTMTPDDILEGILRITVLVAISHPAEFIEITFQQQMQKS